The following coding sequences lie in one Bacilli bacterium genomic window:
- a CDS encoding DUF2264 domain-containing protein, with protein sequence MQNEARSYWLRMMMLVAGPVLASAAARELRKHMPVEGSADRKAYSHLEAVGRTLAGIAPWLDAAVADAEEARLQAQYVDWSQRAMDAVTNPASPDFGGFGNRGRFDQTLVDTAFLAQAIIRAPKSLWLNLPEPIRENVRSALLATRSIRPPYCNWLLFSAMIEAALSLVGEHYDPVRIDYAIRQHELWYKGDGIYGDGPEFHWDYYNSYVIQPMLIDIMRTVGTMYTEAEYAYADLNHRIMKRAGRYAEILERLIAPDGTFPAIGRSIAYRTGAFHLLAQLAWLQELPAGLPPAQVRCALQAVMARCLEEKRNYDANGWLKIGLCAGQPSLGEGYISTGSLYLCSTVFLPLGLSANASFWTGKDCAWSSVKIWSGLDMPADRAL encoded by the coding sequence TTGCAAAACGAAGCTCGATCTTATTGGCTGCGCATGATGATGTTGGTGGCCGGGCCGGTATTGGCGAGCGCAGCGGCACGCGAATTAAGAAAGCATATGCCGGTTGAGGGGAGCGCGGACCGAAAGGCCTATTCGCATTTGGAAGCGGTCGGCCGGACTCTGGCCGGGATAGCTCCTTGGCTCGACGCCGCGGTGGCCGATGCGGAAGAAGCCAGGCTGCAGGCCCAATACGTTGATTGGTCGCAGCGGGCAATGGACGCCGTCACCAATCCGGCTTCCCCCGATTTCGGCGGATTTGGCAATCGCGGGCGGTTTGACCAGACACTGGTTGACACCGCTTTTTTGGCGCAGGCGATCATTCGCGCCCCCAAGTCGCTTTGGCTAAACCTTCCGGAGCCGATACGGGAAAATGTGCGCAGCGCATTGTTAGCCACCCGGTCCATTCGGCCGCCGTACTGCAATTGGCTGTTGTTTTCCGCCATGATTGAAGCGGCATTGTCGCTGGTTGGCGAACATTACGATCCGGTCCGCATCGATTATGCGATCAGGCAGCATGAGCTATGGTACAAGGGCGACGGCATTTACGGCGACGGGCCGGAATTCCATTGGGATTACTATAACAGCTATGTTATTCAGCCGATGCTGATCGACATCATGCGAACAGTGGGGACGATGTATACGGAAGCCGAATACGCCTACGCCGATCTCAACCACCGAATCATGAAAAGAGCCGGAAGATACGCGGAAATTCTCGAGAGATTAATTGCTCCCGACGGAACGTTTCCGGCAATCGGGCGTTCCATCGCTTACCGGACCGGGGCGTTTCACTTGCTCGCCCAGCTGGCATGGTTGCAAGAACTTCCCGCCGGTCTGCCGCCCGCCCAAGTTCGCTGCGCGCTGCAGGCGGTCATGGCGAGGTGCCTGGAAGAAAAACGGAACTACGACGCAAACGGTTGGTTGAAAATCGGTTTATGCGCCGGCCAACCGTCTTTAGGCGAAGGATATATATCGACCGGCAGCCTCTATTTATGTTCGACCGTGTTTTTGCCGCTGGGCCTTTCCGCAAATGCTTCGTTCTGGACCGGAAAAGATTGCGCTTGGTCGTCCGTAAAAATATGGTCCGGCTTGGACATGCCGGCAGACCGCGCTTTGTAA
- a CDS encoding glycoside hydrolase family 2 TIM barrel-domain containing protein, which produces MAREKADNFVESIHEGNYAREYMHLPITCESMIYDQGRSKESLNGYWHYGVDQYDTCLRAKWFEEKYYDEDGRQMPVDFSFEQWDKMKIPSCWNMQAEKLFLYEGSIVFTRTFRYVAQQDERVFLKFGAANYEAKVFLNRTYLGFHKGGSTPFFLEVTGKLREENRILVVVNNTRKRTNVPCDNTDWFNYGGIYRDVDLIRVPATFIKNFHIELVPGSGFAKIKACVEVDGPKADGSAHLQIPELNLQADIAVRDGLGSIVAEASPKLWSPESPKLYEVSVAYETDRICERVGFREIAVNGTDILLNGKKIFLKGISAHEESVMNGKAVTEHEIRENFRLAKEMNCNYMRLAHYPHTEKAAQIADEVGIMLWEEIPVYWAIEFENPDTYRDAENQLTELIKRDQNRASVIIWSVGNENADTEARLSFMSRLARKAKELDPARLVSAACMLDHTRHIINDRLADYLDIIGANQYYGWYQTDFANLIKLFANSKPEKPVILTEFGADALPGHRGTVDEKGTEDCQLDIYRKQVAVIGQIPYVKGTSPWILYDFRCPRRLHFTQNYYNTKGLLSADKTYKKPAFHVMREFYQDR; this is translated from the coding sequence ATGGCTCGGGAAAAGGCGGATAACTTTGTGGAGAGCATCCATGAAGGAAATTATGCTAGGGAGTATATGCACCTGCCGATTACATGCGAATCCATGATTTACGATCAAGGCAGGAGCAAGGAATCGTTGAACGGTTATTGGCATTACGGCGTGGATCAGTATGATACATGCTTGCGCGCCAAGTGGTTTGAAGAAAAATATTACGATGAAGACGGCAGACAAATGCCGGTCGATTTCAGCTTCGAGCAGTGGGACAAGATGAAAATTCCCTCATGCTGGAACATGCAGGCGGAAAAACTGTTCCTGTACGAGGGCAGCATTGTGTTTACCCGCACATTCCGCTATGTGGCGCAGCAAGATGAGCGCGTGTTTCTTAAATTCGGTGCGGCAAATTATGAAGCAAAAGTATTTTTGAATCGAACTTATCTCGGATTTCACAAAGGCGGCTCAACGCCGTTTTTTCTTGAAGTAACCGGAAAATTGCGTGAAGAAAACCGCATTCTGGTAGTGGTGAACAACACGCGCAAACGAACAAACGTCCCTTGCGACAATACCGACTGGTTCAATTACGGCGGCATTTACCGCGATGTGGATCTGATCCGTGTTCCCGCGACTTTTATTAAAAATTTTCACATTGAACTGGTTCCGGGCAGCGGGTTTGCCAAAATCAAGGCATGCGTGGAGGTGGACGGCCCGAAAGCCGACGGATCGGCTCATTTGCAAATTCCCGAACTGAACCTTCAGGCGGATATTGCCGTTCGGGACGGCTTGGGCTCCATCGTTGCGGAGGCGAGCCCCAAGCTGTGGAGCCCGGAGTCGCCCAAACTGTATGAGGTGTCGGTCGCGTATGAAACGGACAGGATTTGCGAACGCGTCGGTTTCCGGGAAATCGCGGTTAACGGCACGGATATTTTGTTAAACGGGAAAAAAATATTTCTGAAAGGCATTTCGGCGCATGAGGAAAGCGTAATGAACGGCAAAGCCGTAACGGAACACGAAATCCGGGAAAATTTCCGCCTGGCGAAAGAAATGAATTGCAATTACATGCGGCTTGCCCATTACCCGCATACGGAAAAAGCGGCGCAAATAGCCGACGAGGTTGGCATCATGCTGTGGGAAGAAATTCCGGTATATTGGGCGATCGAATTTGAAAATCCGGATACGTATCGGGACGCGGAAAATCAGTTGACGGAGTTGATCAAACGGGATCAGAACCGCGCCAGCGTCATCATTTGGTCTGTCGGCAATGAGAACGCGGATACAGAAGCGCGGCTCTCGTTTATGAGCAGGCTGGCGCGCAAGGCCAAAGAGCTGGACCCCGCACGGCTCGTTTCGGCCGCCTGCATGCTGGACCATACGCGCCATATCATAAACGACAGGCTGGCGGATTATCTGGATATCATTGGCGCCAACCAATATTACGGTTGGTACCAGACCGACTTTGCCAACCTGATCAAACTGTTCGCCAACAGCAAACCTGAGAAGCCGGTCATTTTGACGGAGTTTGGCGCCGATGCGCTCCCCGGGCACCGCGGAACGGTCGATGAAAAGGGCACGGAAGACTGCCAGCTGGATATTTATCGCAAACAGGTCGCGGTCATCGGGCAAATACCGTACGTCAAAGGCACAAGTCCGTGGATTTTGTACGACTTCCGCTGTCCCCGCAGGCTGCATTTCACGCAAAACTATTACAATACCAAAGGTTTGCTGTCCGCCGACAAAACCTATAAAAAGCCGGCATTTCACGTGATGCGCGAATTTTATCAAGACAGATGA
- a CDS encoding sugar ABC transporter permease has translation MNTVSVIPQKAAPAPANKRKKSALKRSETLAGFLFVSPMLIGVTVLVLIPILATFALSFADWNFIMGLRGFKWAGAANFVKLLDDDVFKRSIINNMLFLLVVPVYMLVSLILAVIIDHFVYWKSFFKVAYFMPYISNIVAVAVVWQVLFQPSYGPINSFLQAIGIKHPPGWIADPNFALVSLMMITVWISIGFNMVVYIAGLQSIPKDLYEAADIDGASTWTKFTRITVPLLSPTSFFLLVTGIIYSFKAFDLVAVLTQGGPINSTTLMVWDLYYTAFRDLKIGYASSMGVVLFLFVFAITGIQWIVQKKWVDY, from the coding sequence ATGAACACCGTATCCGTTATTCCGCAAAAAGCGGCGCCGGCCCCGGCAAACAAGCGAAAGAAAAGCGCGCTGAAACGCAGCGAAACGTTGGCCGGTTTTCTGTTTGTCAGCCCGATGTTGATCGGCGTGACCGTTCTGGTGCTCATTCCGATTTTGGCGACATTTGCGCTCAGCTTCGCCGATTGGAACTTCATCATGGGCTTGCGCGGTTTTAAATGGGCAGGTGCCGCCAATTTCGTCAAGTTGCTGGATGACGATGTGTTCAAGCGGTCGATCATCAACAATATGCTGTTTTTGCTGGTCGTGCCGGTCTATATGCTTGTTTCGCTGATTCTTGCGGTCATTATCGATCATTTTGTTTATTGGAAAAGCTTTTTCAAGGTAGCGTATTTCATGCCGTACATTTCCAATATAGTGGCGGTAGCCGTGGTCTGGCAGGTTTTGTTTCAGCCTTCGTACGGACCGATTAACAGTTTCTTGCAGGCAATCGGGATCAAACATCCGCCGGGTTGGATCGCCGATCCGAACTTTGCGCTGGTTTCGCTTATGATGATTACCGTCTGGATCTCGATCGGATTCAACATGGTCGTCTATATCGCCGGCCTGCAATCGATCCCGAAAGATTTGTATGAAGCGGCCGACATTGACGGCGCCAGCACATGGACGAAATTTACCCGCATTACGGTGCCGTTGCTATCGCCGACTTCTTTTTTCCTGCTTGTTACCGGCATCATTTATTCGTTTAAGGCGTTTGATCTGGTTGCCGTACTGACGCAGGGCGGGCCGATCAATTCCACGACTTTGATGGTATGGGATTTGTATTATACGGCGTTTCGCGATTTAAAGATCGGCTATGCGTCGTCCATGGGCGTCGTGCTGTTTTTGTTCGTCTTTGCGATCACCGGCATCCAGTGGATTGTCCAGAAAAAATGGGTCGACTATTAA
- a CDS encoding carbohydrate ABC transporter permease, which yields MFAISIFFLVPFIWMLVTSFKVETDVFTYPIQWIPRRWNAVHNYKEVWMGQYPFYLYYLNSIKISVITTLISATVSALAGYGFAKIRFAAGKWLFLLVLATYMIPMQAVQVPQFVLYRFLGLFDSHFGLILISSFSVLGTFMLRQFFMGVHNDFLESAKMDGAGHGKIFLYIALPLVKPAVATYAIMRFIWTWNDYQNPLIFLRTDHLFTVTLAMSKFTTVTGEIYSLIMAAAVSAILPLLLVFIIGQKSVINGIALGGVKG from the coding sequence ATGTTTGCGATCAGTATTTTTTTTCTTGTGCCGTTTATCTGGATGCTGGTTACATCGTTCAAAGTGGAAACCGACGTATTTACTTATCCGATCCAATGGATTCCCAGGCGTTGGAATGCGGTTCACAACTATAAGGAAGTATGGATGGGCCAGTATCCGTTCTATTTATATTATCTGAATTCGATCAAGATCAGCGTGATTACCACCCTGATTTCCGCTACCGTATCGGCGCTTGCCGGTTACGGGTTTGCCAAGATCCGGTTTGCCGCCGGTAAATGGCTGTTCCTTCTCGTTCTGGCGACTTATATGATCCCGATGCAGGCGGTGCAAGTTCCGCAGTTCGTTCTGTACCGTTTTCTCGGCTTGTTCGACAGCCATTTCGGCTTGATCCTGATCAGCAGTTTCAGTGTATTGGGGACATTTATGCTGCGGCAATTTTTCATGGGCGTGCACAACGATTTTCTGGAATCGGCCAAGATGGACGGCGCCGGACACGGCAAAATTTTTCTTTACATCGCGCTTCCGCTGGTGAAGCCGGCAGTCGCCACCTATGCCATTATGCGCTTTATCTGGACATGGAACGATTACCAAAACCCGCTCATCTTTTTGCGCACCGATCACTTGTTTACGGTAACGCTGGCGATGTCGAAATTCACGACTGTTACCGGAGAAATTTATTCGTTAATCATGGCTGCCGCCGTGTCGGCGATCTTGCCGCTCCTGCTCGTATTTATCATCGGGCAGAAAAGCGTCATTAACGGAATCGCTTTGGGCGGTGTGAAAGGCTAA